CAGTCATCAAATCCGAATTGGGTTGCAACCGACGTGAGTTTTAAGACGGACTGGAACTGCCGCAATTTGGGCCAGAGGGAGAGGAAGTCATTCACCCTCCCAAAATGGCCATGTTCTACGACACAGAGTTGCGCAGGCTGATGGCCGCCGTGACCGCCCTGATGTAAGTGCCGAAGACTCGTGGCATCTGTGCACGGTGATCGACAAAGTTGATCCTGACGCCGCAGGCACTTCATGTTGAAAATGGCCCCTAGTACATCAGTGGATAGCTGATGAAGTGGGTTGAGAAACGTAATGTACCGCTCGAATACATCCAGCCAGGCAAACCGCAACAGAACGCTAAAATCGAAAGCGATAACCGCACGGTTCGTAGCGAATGACCGGAGCAAAACATCTTCAAAACCGTCGAGGCGGCACCGTACCAAGACACTAGGCCGCACGCAGTTCAAAAATCTTTGCGGCTCACGATGTGCTGCTGTGGTGGTGGGACGTAAATACCTGCGCCTCAACGGATAGAAACAACGTCACTCGGGTAATTGCTGAAGCTTTAGCCCAATTTGTGTACCTAACCGATCATTGTAGACCTCAGGATGATCAAACATCTCACATAGGTTACCAGAGAAGTTCACCCCCAAACATTTGTCTTCTTCCGCACAAAACGACGCGCATTGACTAAAGGAACTCGATTCAAAGTCATAATATGGTGAGTCAAAAAATGCTTTGTTGTTACGCTTCTTCATGACGATGTTGGTTCTTGCGGAACGGATAAGCGCTGCGAACGACGGCGCAATGTAACTGTCGGCCTTTGGTTGAACGTATATCAGGTTCGAAGTGTCTGCTGCGGATTTCAAGAAACAGAGGTTGTTCCACCTGTCGTGCGTATAGGCTGTGCATTTGTCGTCTGCGTCACAGGACTGCCTGCAGGTTTCCAAAGTTGCATTTCGGACCAGTCCAACATCGCCACCAGGTAGGTCAAAACCGGGAAAACTGACAAAATCAGCTGCAGTTGTTGCCACAATCGAAGGCTCTTTGCCGGACTGCTGCGCATATTGCCTGCGGGCAGAATGATACGCCGCTGACTTAGGTAGGTCACTGAGTGGGGTAGCAAAGTCAAGCAGATACCAAGGAGCCACGTCCCGGACTTCAATCGTTTCACCTTCATTCAACCATCCAGAAAACGAAAAGTTATCGTTTTCCCGAATTGCATAATACCTTGATATTTCAACCGAGATTTCACCTTCATCAGGATCAAAATCTTCGTACTCGAAGTTCGCTAAGCCTTCGGAAATACTAACAAAGCACCCTATTCTATCACTCCTGTGCGTAATGGGGTAAGGGCCGGCAAATCCTCTGATCAAGCCGTCTAACTGTTCAACTTCGATAGTAAAGTCATCAACTTCATAGTCCAACAAACGACGGTTCAGTGCTGCGGCAGAGGTGAAGTCCTTGTGAATCGATTCAGTATGCCCCTGGACAAGAGGAAACTCACCCTTGAGGTAAATATTGTTACAAACGTTCCGAATGGCCCCTGGCGTCACCGCATTGCTGTAGTCCACCCCATTCAGGCCAATTTCCGATAAGATTACATCCCCAACTGTATCAATAAAATACATATCATCGGGGCTGGTATTCAGAAAGCGATGCACCAAGTGATCTGTAAGGGCACCGTTCTCGCGGTCTTGAAGGCGGTTGATCTCGTACACCTGAGCCGCAATTTCCATCGCGACATCAAACGCCTTGCTCACCTGATCACCAGGAAATTTGATGTTTGCCGGGAATACCAGTCGCGGTCCGTGAAATCCAAGGCGACCATCGGGCCAGATCTCGCGCCGCATTTCTCGGGTAACGCCTGTCCCCAACAGGTAAGAGCCACCCAGAAAAGCCAGTGCACAGGCAGATTCACAATTCGCACCTGGCAGGACATGCGTTTTGATATTCTGTGCCCAAATCATTTCGAACAGCTCAAGCCCTTCACTCAGACTGCCACCTGGGCTGTCGAGGCAGAGCTTGAGGCCATCGCCGGCATACCCACCTTTGCTGCGCCAGTTTGCTTTCTGTCTATCAAGTTCTTTTGCGTCGCCTTGCCTGATCTCGCCTGTCAAACTCAAGTCGCAAAGCTCTGTATTGGCTTTGATAATTTCAGCCGCCTGTACGGGGGACACAAGCCAAATTCCAAGACCAAGCGCCAAGAGTAACTGCTTCATACAACCAGCCTTTCACTTGCTGACCACATGACGTTCCAAAGGGAAACGCCGTTTGGCTCAATTTGCCGATGACATCCAGTCCAATCAAGCTCTTTTCGATGTGGATTGGCGATGTAGTTCAACAGCGACTTGTAGAAAACTCATCGCACGGCAGACACAGGTGTGATGCGGAAGGCAAACAGCCCCGCTGAAGCGGGGCAAAATATATTGATCTATAGTGCATTCCACCAAAACAAGGCCTCTGCATCGTCAGCGCCATGTTTGATCCCCCTTTTTGAAGTTGCGCTTCCTGATCTCTCTTGCTGACAACAAGACACAATGGACCTGTGGCGGTTTCGTGCCGCCCCAGATGCTCGTTCAGGAGCCGGTTCTCACGTCGAAGCCGGTCATTCTTTTGGACGAGGCCCAAACCCTCTTTCGACACCACATCGGTGTCTCGGTGCTGGGCAATCCATTTGTTCAGCGTCGAAATGCCAACGCCAAGATCATCAGCCACCTGCTTACGCGTAATCCCACTCGTTTACGCAGTCCGCACCGCAACCTTGCGAAATTAATCCGTCCGTTTCAGTCCCATAGTCCGTCTCCTTTGATGCAATAAATGCCATCAAAGGAGCGGCATCTAACCGCGACTGGTCCATCATGCAGCACTCTGCCACCAAAACATCGCGTCTCGTGAGCCATCTCGCCTGTCAGATAGGAAATGGCTAACAGATCGCACGCCAGCGAAACGCTACAGCGCGCTATCCATTACTGCACTAAGACGGCGGACGAATTCCGCTGGATCAGCGGGCGCCTCCCCATCGGAAATCCGTGCTTGATCCAGCAACAAGTGCGCCGCATCCTGAAGCAACGCATCTGATGATGCCTCATCGCCTTTGGCGCGTTCAGCCAGCTTTTTAACAACCTTGTGGTCTGGGTTTAATTCCAGAACCCTTGGCATGCCGTCCGTCAACTGGCCATGTTGTTTAAGCAGCCGTTCCAGGTTGACGTCCATGTCCCCATCGTCAGCGATCAGGCACACAGGGCTATCGGTTAGCCGCTTAGAAGGACGCACATCTTTGACCAAATCACCAAGTTCCAGCTTTACAGCTGCAATGAGATTATCGAGTTCGGGTGTCTCTGCATTATCTTTGTCGTCGGCGGCATCTGCATCATCACCGATTTTGTCCAGATCAGTTGCTCCGCGTGTTACAGATTTGAAGGTCTTGCCTTCAAATTCAGTAATATGTTGCAGCCAGAACTCATCGACATGGTCTGCTAGTAGCAACACTTCTACGCCCTTGGCCTTGAAACCTTCCAAATGCGGTGACTGCGATATCTTTTTCGCATTATCACCCGCCATATAATAGATCGCGTCTTGGCCATCTTTGCAGCGACCAACGTAATCCGCAAGGCTGGTCAGCTCACCATAGATGGTTGAAGAGAAACGACAAATCTCGAGCAGCCGGTCCCGTACGCCTGGATCTTCGATCAGGCCTTCCTTTACGACGGCACCAAAATTCTCCCAAAAGTTGGTATATTCATCTGGGGCTTTGTTAGCTTTCTTTTTAAGCGCCCCGATCACCTTCTTGCTCAGGGCTGTCTTGATCTTCGCAAGCGTCGGGTCCGATTGAAGCATCTCGCGGGATACATTCAGCGAGAGGTCTTGTGAATCAACAACTCCGCGAAGGAACCTCAGGTAGGCAGGCACAAGATCCTTGGTGTTTTCCGAGATAAACACCCGGTTCACATAGAGCTTCACATGGCTTTTGCGTTCAGCATCGTACAGATCCATTGGGGCCGTCGACGGCACGTATAAAAGGCTGGTGTGGCTCACCGCGCCTTCGACATGGCTATGCAGGGTTAGCCAAGGCTTATCAAAGGCATGCGAAGTGTGATGGTAGAACTCTGTGTGCTGCTCTTCGGTCACATCCTTCGGGGCACGGGTCCAAATGGCAGAGACCGAGTTTAGGGCCTCACCACCCAGCATCACCGGAAAACTAATGTGATCAGAATAGGTTTTGATAATATGGCGAACGCGGACCTCTTCCAGAAACTCTTTCGCGTCTTTCTTCAGGTGTAGCACCACAGTTGTGCCGCACACGCCCCTGTCACCTGGCTCAATGGTAAATTCACCTTTACCGTCCGATGACCACTGCCAGCTGGTGTCTTCGCCAGCTTTGCGCGTCAAAACATCGACCTTGTCGGCAACCATGAATGCGGAATAGAAGCCAACACCAAACTGGCCAATAAGACCCATTTCGCCCTTTTCGCCGTCCTTCAAGGCGTTGAGAAACGCCCCAGTCCCTGACTTTGCGATGGTTCCAAGCGTTTCAAGTAAGTCGTCGTAGTTCATCCCAATCCCATTGTCCGAAACGGACAGGGTTTTGGCTTTCGCGTCGATCTCAAGCAAAACTGAAAACTGATCGGAACCATCGGTCAAAGTGGGATCAGTGAGGGCCTGATAGCGCAGCTTATCGCAGGCATCAGACGCGTTTGACACCAGTTCTCTCAGGAAAATTTCGCGGTTCGAGTAGAGAGACCCGGCGACAATATCGAGTAATTGGCCGACCTCAGTTTGAAAGGAAAATGTCTCTTTAACGCCGGTATCAGTCACAGATAAAGCCCCTGGTTTTCTCGCGGAAAATGGTTGAATGCATGCGCCAATCTAGGGAAGAGAAACAGGTGTTTCAACCTCACGTTTCTGTCACGGAACAACGAGAGTTGGCGTCGACTGACTAGAGGTCATGAATGGCCAACATCAGTGCTCTGCTGGACATGTCTGTCGATTTTCGACTGTGCCCCCTTCCCTGATCATGTCGTCTTCAAAATCAATGGCCTGCCCATTTTTGGCATCAAGAAACAGAAGACTGTCAGAAAGAAGGTTATAAGAGAGCTTTCTTCAAAATCGCAACAGCCACCGTCGGACGACACGAAGTCCAAGTCGCAACGAACAAACGCTCCAATCGATGCACATGAGGCCGCCTTTGGCCTTGTCCCGCAACGACAAAACCGCCCCATGGGGCGGTTGGTGTAGGCGATTGTATTTGGTTGCGGGAGGGCGCAACCGACTTAGCCTACTAATCATTGCACCAGATTTCTCGGCATGGCGATACGCACCATAAATGGCTGTTTTAGTTGAACAATCAAGCATGGGAGTTGTTTTCGCCGCCATACCGGGTCCGAAGGAGGACCGATATGGCTCAACAAAATTACCCTTCACCTTTCTCTCTACGTCTCACTGTTGAAGAAAGGGCAAAGCTCGAACATGATGCTGCGGGAATATCTATGGGCGCTTATGTTCGCGAGCGATTGTTTGGGGATGAAGTTGCCCCCAGACATACGCGTGGCAAATTCCCTGTGAAAGACCATGAGGTATTAGGTCGTGTGCTCGCGGCGCTTGGTTCCTCAAGAATTTCTAGCAACCTAAATCAATTGGCTCGTGCAGTGAATACCGGCTCCCTACCTGTCACGCCTGAAACGGAAGCGGACCTCTCTGAGGCTTGTGCTGCAATTATTGTGCTCCGCGACGAGCTCATTCGCTCTCTTGGAGGACGAGTATGATCCTCAAGGCGTCACAACGGGGAAACCCCGGTCAGCTGTCCAAGCATTTGTTGAATAGTCACGACAATGAGCATGTTGAGCTATACGAAGTTCGTGGCTTCATGGCTGAAGATTTGGAGACTGCGCTGTCCGAAGCAGAAGCAATTTCCAAGGGTACTAGGTGCAAAAAATTCCTGTTTTCACTAAGTTTGAGCCCACCTGAGAAAGAGGTGGTTTCGATAGAGGCCTTTGAAGCTGCCATCGAAATGACGGAGCAAAATCTTGGACTGGATAATCAACCTCGGGCAATTGTCTTCCATG
This portion of the Parasedimentitalea marina genome encodes:
- a CDS encoding PAN domain-containing protein, coding for MKQLLLALGLGIWLVSPVQAAEIIKANTELCDLSLTGEIRQGDAKELDRQKANWRSKGGYAGDGLKLCLDSPGGSLSEGLELFEMIWAQNIKTHVLPGANCESACALAFLGGSYLLGTGVTREMRREIWPDGRLGFHGPRLVFPANIKFPGDQVSKAFDVAMEIAAQVYEINRLQDRENGALTDHLVHRFLNTSPDDMYFIDTVGDVILSEIGLNGVDYSNAVTPGAIRNVCNNIYLKGEFPLVQGHTESIHKDFTSAAALNRRLLDYEVDDFTIEVEQLDGLIRGFAGPYPITHRSDRIGCFVSISEGLANFEYEDFDPDEGEISVEISRYYAIRENDNFSFSGWLNEGETIEVRDVAPWYLLDFATPLSDLPKSAAYHSARRQYAQQSGKEPSIVATTAADFVSFPGFDLPGGDVGLVRNATLETCRQSCDADDKCTAYTHDRWNNLCFLKSAADTSNLIYVQPKADSYIAPSFAALIRSARTNIVMKKRNNKAFFDSPYYDFESSSFSQCASFCAEEDKCLGVNFSGNLCEMFDHPEVYNDRLGTQIGLKLQQLPE
- the htpG gene encoding molecular chaperone HtpG — protein: MTDTGVKETFSFQTEVGQLLDIVAGSLYSNREIFLRELVSNASDACDKLRYQALTDPTLTDGSDQFSVLLEIDAKAKTLSVSDNGIGMNYDDLLETLGTIAKSGTGAFLNALKDGEKGEMGLIGQFGVGFYSAFMVADKVDVLTRKAGEDTSWQWSSDGKGEFTIEPGDRGVCGTTVVLHLKKDAKEFLEEVRVRHIIKTYSDHISFPVMLGGEALNSVSAIWTRAPKDVTEEQHTEFYHHTSHAFDKPWLTLHSHVEGAVSHTSLLYVPSTAPMDLYDAERKSHVKLYVNRVFISENTKDLVPAYLRFLRGVVDSQDLSLNVSREMLQSDPTLAKIKTALSKKVIGALKKKANKAPDEYTNFWENFGAVVKEGLIEDPGVRDRLLEICRFSSTIYGELTSLADYVGRCKDGQDAIYYMAGDNAKKISQSPHLEGFKAKGVEVLLLADHVDEFWLQHITEFEGKTFKSVTRGATDLDKIGDDADAADDKDNAETPELDNLIAAVKLELGDLVKDVRPSKRLTDSPVCLIADDGDMDVNLERLLKQHGQLTDGMPRVLELNPDHKVVKKLAERAKGDEASSDALLQDAAHLLLDQARISDGEAPADPAEFVRRLSAVMDSAL
- a CDS encoding plasmid mobilization protein translates to MAQQNYPSPFSLRLTVEERAKLEHDAAGISMGAYVRERLFGDEVAPRHTRGKFPVKDHEVLGRVLAALGSSRISSNLNQLARAVNTGSLPVTPETEADLSEACAAIIVLRDELIRSLGGRV